ctgctgctcctcctttcttctcctcctcctctctcatcctgctgctgctcctcctttcttctcctcctcctgctgctcctcctcctcctttcttctcctctctctctctcctcctgctgctgctcctcctcctctctcctcctgctcctcctcctttcttctcctctctcctcctgctgctcctcctccttctcctcctctctcctgctcCTGCTGCTTCTCCTCCTTTCTTttcctcctctctcctgctgctcctcctttcttctcttcatctctcctcctgctgctgctcctcctttcttctcctcctcctctctcatcctgctgctgctcctcctttcttctcctcctcctgctgctcctcctcctctctcctcctgctgctcctcctcctcctttcttctcctctctctctctcctcctgctgctgctcctcctcctctctcctcctgctcctcctcctctctcctcctctctcctcgtTTCTTCTccgctctctctctcctgctgctgctcctcctcctttcttctcctctctcctcttccttttttctcttcctctctcctcctgctgttgctcctcctcctttcttctcctcctctctcctgctgctgctcctcctctctcctcttcctgctgcttctcctcctttcttttcctcctctctcctcctgctgctcctcctttcttctcctcatctctcctcctgctgctgctcctcctttcttctcctcctcctctcatcctgctgctgctcctcctttcttcttctcctgctactgctcctcctcctctctcctcctgctgctcctcctcctttcttctcctcctcctctctcctcctgctgTTGCTCCTCCTAAAACTGTCCTACCTCACATCACCAGCAAACTTTGGAGAAGTTTACTCGACTCTGCAACTCTGTCTATGACTCCATCGTTGTCTAAAGTCATTAGGATCTCTTTCTCTGTGCACATTAGCATGAATGCCTCAAGACGCTCCTGTGTCAGAGTACTCCTCAGTCTGTTCTTTACATACTTGAGAGTAGAAAAGGTCCTCTCACAGGCCACTTGACTGAAAGAGAGTGTAAGCAAGAACTTGTAGGCCAGTCCAATGACGTGATAGGCATCAGTGAGGAGGTTGTATTTGGAGAGGATATGATAAACACAAATTGCACAGTCTTTGCAGGAGGTGCAGCTGGTGTTATTCAGTTCCATGTCTTCTCCATCTTCTGTCTCTTCTGCAGCCCGGACAGTGTATGACTCCAAATGTGGCAACTTAAGTCTCTCCCACTGGTTGGCCAAACTACAGAGCTCGGCATTGAGCCTTCCAGATGTTGCTCTTTCATCGAACCTAAGGAGGCATTTACTGAGTTGTTTGAGGGATTCAGATGGAAGCCCCCTATCTCTTAGTGTACCAAAATTCCTTGGGTCGAGGCATGCAAAATCATCATAAAGAGCTCCATTTGCAGAATAGCGAGCGTGAATGCTCTGAGTCACTGTGTCCAAAATGACATTGTGCACCTTGATCCTGTACTGATCCTCTGTATTCAACGAATGTTCTTCCTCTGCTACTTCACCTGGCATGGACTTcttctttctgatttttttttcaggtagagCCCCCTGAACCACCTCTTTAGATCCATTCTCCTCCAGCTCCTTGTTAGCCCATTTAACAAAGATATTTGCAGCTTTTGTGACACCATCCATGTCCCTGTTGCAGGATTTTAGGCTGTCTTGGGCCCCCATAACTAGTCGATGAGCAGTGATTAGGTCCATGCCACTGGTCTGGAGGTATCTGGAAAGTGGTGAGGTAATCTCAAAGATTCTCAAGAATAGCTGTGCTGTCAACACCGTCTCATGCTTCAGTAGGGACTCCATGTACCCCTTAGCTCTTGCTCTGACATGTGCTTTGATTGACATATCTTCCACTATCCTTTTCAGTGTTAAGATTAAATCAACATACAAAGCATTGTCAGGGTTACCAAAACAGCCAAATATCTTGCTTAGGGCCTGGTCCTTGGCCCACCATCTTGTCTCCCCGATAGGAGACAGCCGTCTGTGTCGCTTGTCATCACTGACTTCCTCCCACATTTTCATACGCTTGTATGAGTCCTTGATAAATACAGCAACATCATTCACTATGGAGAAAAGGGATGCACTTTCTATCACAGCACTCGTGGTGTCACCCAGAACAAGATTGAGCACATGTGCATAGCACCAGATGTGCACTTGGTTAGGAGACTCTGATGCCAGTAAAGCAGAGAACCCCTTGTACTGGCCTTGCATGTTTGCAGCTCCATCGGTTGAGTTGCCAACACAGTTCCTAAGCTCAATATCCACCTTTGCTAGAGTTTTTTTAAGTAGCTCCACAAAATACTCTCCAGTTGATGACTCACAATCAACCACACCTATGAGCTTCTCATGGACCACATCAGTCACATATCTGAGGATAACAGCACATTGGTCTGTGGAGGTAATATCTTGTGTGGTGTCAATCTGCAGAGAAAACATTCCTGCTTGCCTTACTTCCCTTGAAATGCTTTCTTTGATTAAGTGGCTGATTACATCAATCACTTTGTTGACAGATGTTTTAGACAGCAGTGTAACGAAAGATCCTCTGCCTTTAACACCGGTCTTATTTAGGCTTTGGCTTTTTTGTACACATTCATTTACATGTTCTTGCAGAGAGACATCAAATTTGCTCAGCAGGAGGATCATTTCCAAGAAGTTTCCATGATCAACAGCAATGTTGTCCCATGTGTATGCAGCTTCAAATTTGGTGCCTCTATAGCTAAGACCACACTTTCCAATGACTTTTATCACTTCAATGACACGGTCCATGACTTGGCGTTTCTTTCTGACTTGGTCACGGTGAAGAGACACTTGTTTTCCACTTAGTAAGCTTACTATGTCTGCTTGACTGGCCATCATAAAATATGCTTCTGCACTGTCTCTGTGAACTTGGTTTCTTTCGTGCTCTTCTATTCTCTGATGTACATGCTTCCAGGCTGTCATTCCCCCCTTAATGAACGCACTTTCACTTGCAGATGGCTTTGCATATGCCAAACATACTGTGCAGTAGAGTGAGTTTTCTTTCTTACAGTATGTGAGCCACTTTCTCATAATACCATCTTTAGTATGATAGATAGTCGTGCCTTTTCTGGTGGGTTGTTGAGggtggtaagaaaaaaaaaaatctaaatctttggAGGCCGGTCGTGTATAAAAATCAAAGCCCTCATCTTCAGCTCTGTTTAGGTCTATCCTTGGTGCATCTTCACCTGTCTTGGACCCTGCCTCTGTCTGTACTGGTTGTACTGCATGAGAAGAACGTGACGTCACTATATCTTATTCTATCTATGCATAATATGATTGCCTA
The DNA window shown above is from Carassius auratus strain Wakin unplaced genomic scaffold, ASM336829v1 scaf_tig00032131, whole genome shotgun sequence and carries:
- the LOC113080827 gene encoding zinc finger MYM-type protein 1-like, with the translated sequence MLAQEAAKCAKLTDLFRTEKGAVAGGAAVKVIDGEGQFDDDPCSHIDEEGEKEEQQEKAEQKKEEEQEEGKQQEKAEQEEQEQEDNGTRTKTVTVQPVQTEAGSKTGEDAPRIDLNRAEDEGFDFYTRPASKDLDFFFSYHPQQPTRKGTTIYHTKDGIMRKWLTYCKKENSLYCTVCLAYAKPSASESAFIKGGMTAWKHVHQRIEEHERNQVHRDSAEAYFMMASQADIVSLLSGKQVSLHRDQVRKKRQVMDRVIEVIKVIGKCGLSYRGTKFEAAYTWDNIAVDHGNFLEMILLLSKFDVSLQEHVNECVQKSQSLNKTGVKGRGSFVTLLSKTSVNKVIDVISHLIKESISREVRQAGMFSLQIDTTQDITSTDQCAVILRYVTDVVHEKLIGVVDCESSTGEYFVELLKKTLAKVDIELRNCVGNSTDGAANMQGQYKGFSALLASESPNQVHIWCYAHVLNLVLGDTTSAVIESASLFSIVNDVAVFIKDSYKRMKMWEEVSDDKRHRRLSPIGETRWWAKDQALSKIFGCFGNPDNALYVDLILTLKRIVEDMSIKAHVRARAKGYMESLLKHETVLTAQLFLRIFEITSPLSRYLQTSGMDLITAHRLVMGAQDSLKSCNRDMDGVTKAANIFVKWANKELEENGSKEVVQGALPEKKIRKKKSMPGEVAEEEHSLNTEDQYRIKVHNVILDTVTQSIHARYSANGALYDDFACLDPRNFGTLRDRGLPSESLKQLSKCLLRFDERATSGRLNAELCSLANQWERLKLPHLESYTVRAAEETEDGEDMELNNTSCTSCKDCAICVYHILSKYNLLTDAYHVIGLAYKFLLTLSFSQVACERTFSTLKYVKNRLRSTLTQERLEAFMLMCTEKEILMTLDNDGVIDRVAESSKLLQSLLVM